One segment of Cerasicoccus sp. TK19100 DNA contains the following:
- a CDS encoding N-acetylglutaminylglutamine amidotransferase codes for MCGIAGEMRFDAQSPDTAAVARMMCQMVPRGPDGDGMVVRGPVALGHRRLKIIDLSEAAQQPMVDSENGLTIVYNGAIYNYPELREELSAKGYRFFSHGDTEVILKAYKEWGVDCVKHLNGMFAFAIYERDTGRLILARDRVGIKPLYFTKDAKRLRWCSSLPGLVKAGEVDTSLDPVSLNYYMTFHSIVPPERTILNGVKKLPPATVAVVEPNGEMTQSTYWTLEYGQTEEQKSWTKDDWENATLDVMRAAVKRRLVADVPVGVLLSGGLDSSLIVGLLAEHESQQINTFSIGFETVGDEVGDEFKYSDIIVDRFKTSHHKLHIDSQKALPALKDCIGQMSEPMVSHDNVGFYLLSQKVAQHVKVVQSGQGADEIFGGYHWYPPMMTAADPLDSYSKAFFDRDFTEYKELMQSKWVEEDYARDFVKTHFSMPGAEAPIDKAMRIDALVMLVDDPVKRVDNNTMAASLEARVPFLDHEVVEFAARVPAELKIQNGGKYILQEAGRKVIPHEVIDRPKGYFPVPALKYLRGPFLDLARDAVLNDTAKQRGLFQPAYVEKLLADPEKHITPLRGSKLWQLALLELWLQTHGVG; via the coding sequence ATGTGTGGAATAGCAGGAGAAATGCGTTTTGATGCCCAGTCACCGGACACGGCGGCTGTGGCCCGTATGATGTGCCAAATGGTCCCCCGCGGACCGGATGGCGATGGTATGGTGGTTCGGGGGCCTGTTGCCTTGGGGCACCGGCGCCTGAAAATTATCGACCTGTCCGAGGCTGCTCAGCAGCCGATGGTCGATTCCGAGAATGGCCTGACCATTGTCTACAACGGTGCCATTTATAACTATCCGGAACTGCGCGAAGAGCTCAGCGCCAAGGGCTACCGCTTCTTTAGCCATGGCGACACGGAAGTCATTTTAAAAGCCTACAAAGAGTGGGGTGTTGATTGCGTGAAACACCTCAACGGCATGTTTGCGTTTGCGATTTATGAGCGCGATACTGGTCGCCTGATTTTGGCGCGTGACCGCGTGGGCATTAAGCCGCTCTACTTCACAAAGGATGCCAAGCGTTTGCGCTGGTGCTCCAGCTTGCCGGGCCTGGTTAAAGCGGGTGAGGTCGATACGTCGCTCGATCCGGTGTCGCTCAATTACTACATGACGTTCCACTCGATCGTGCCGCCCGAACGCACGATCCTGAACGGCGTCAAGAAGCTGCCGCCCGCCACGGTGGCCGTGGTCGAGCCTAATGGCGAGATGACGCAGTCTACCTACTGGACGCTCGAATACGGCCAGACTGAAGAGCAAAAATCCTGGACCAAGGACGACTGGGAAAACGCCACGCTCGATGTCATGCGCGCCGCGGTAAAACGCCGCCTCGTAGCCGACGTACCGGTCGGCGTGCTGCTGTCCGGCGGCCTCGATTCCAGCCTGATCGTGGGCCTGCTCGCCGAGCACGAAAGCCAGCAGATCAATACTTTTTCCATTGGCTTTGAAACCGTGGGCGACGAAGTCGGCGACGAGTTTAAATACTCCGACATCATCGTCGACCGATTCAAGACGAGCCACCACAAGCTGCACATCGATTCGCAGAAAGCACTGCCCGCGCTGAAGGATTGCATTGGGCAAATGTCCGAGCCGATGGTCAGCCACGACAACGTCGGCTTCTACCTGCTCAGTCAGAAGGTTGCCCAGCACGTCAAGGTGGTCCAAAGCGGGCAGGGGGCCGACGAGATTTTCGGCGGCTATCACTGGTATCCGCCGATGATGACCGCAGCCGATCCGCTCGACAGCTACAGCAAGGCGTTCTTCGACCGCGACTTCACCGAATACAAGGAGCTGATGCAAAGCAAGTGGGTGGAAGAAGATTACGCCCGCGACTTTGTGAAGACGCACTTCTCGATGCCGGGTGCCGAAGCGCCGATCGACAAAGCCATGCGCATCGACGCGCTCGTAATGCTCGTCGACGATCCGGTCAAGCGCGTGGACAATAACACCATGGCCGCCAGCCTGGAGGCGCGCGTACCGTTCCTCGATCACGAGGTGGTGGAGTTCGCCGCCCGCGTGCCCGCGGAGCTCAAGATCCAAAACGGCGGCAAATACATTTTGCAGGAAGCCGGGCGCAAGGTGATCCCACACGAGGTGATCGACCGGCCCAAGGGTTACTTTCCAGTGCCGGCGCTGAAATACCTGCGCGGGCCATTCCTGGACCTCGCGCGCGACGCCGTGCTCAATGACACCGCCAAGCAGCGTGGCCTCTTCCAGCCCGCCTACGTGGAAAAACTCCTCGCCGATCCAGAAAAGCACATCACGCCGCTGCGCGGTTCCAAGCTCTGGCAACTGGCATTGCTTGAGTTGTGGTTGCAAACGCATGGCGTGGGTTAA